From Methanobacteriaceae archaeon, the proteins below share one genomic window:
- a CDS encoding 2TM domain-containing protein, which translates to MAKADRARSFYIHLAIYLSINAVSAIINLIFTPNFLWVIFPITFWGMGVVWNYISSFILVDKKLLKLSLRAEKEVMKKN; encoded by the coding sequence GTGGCCAAAGCAGACCGGGCCAGAAGTTTCTACATACATTTGGCCATTTATTTATCTATAAATGCTGTTTCAGCTATTATTAATCTTATATTCACTCCTAATTTTCTGTGGGTCATTTTTCCTATAACCTTCTGGGGCATGGGCGTAGTCTGGAATTATATATCCTCGTTTATTTTAGTTGACAAAAAGCTGCTGAAATTATCTTTAAGGGCTGAAAAAGAAGTCATGAAGAAAAATTAA